CTGGCGCACATGCGGGAATCCATTCAGGCCATCAAGGACCGTGACGAAGAGCGTCTGGCTGACATCCTGCACCGGTATGCCCTGCAGCAGTGCCAACAGGTTCTGGACGCCATCGAAGCCGGCGCCCCCAAGGGCGCCTGACCCGGGCATCAGTAAAACAGCTGGGTGAATGAAAAGCCGATGTTCAGGTAGGCCGTCCAGTTGTCCTTGTTATTATACGCAGTCGCCACCTGCACCGGCCCCAGGAAGGTATCCACTCCGGCAAATGCACTCCAGGAGCGGACCGAGTTGTTCCAGCTGGCCTCATCCAGAGAGTCCCATGCATTCCCCACCTCCAGCCCCACCCCTGCAAACCACGGCACCAGTGGCCCGCCAAAAGCCTGGCTGGCGTACAGCGCGCCCATCAGTGCGTTGTCGCCGGTAATCTGCCCCGGAGCAAAGGCGGACAAACGTCGGAATCCGCCCAGCCGGACGGCATTTTCAATGCCTGGCTCCCCGCGGGTCACTGCTTCAGCATAGAGCAGGCCCGTCATGTTAAAGCCCTTCCAGGTTCGGGTTCCCAACGCCATACTGGTGATCGAGTCAAAATGCCGATCAGAACCAAGATCTTCGCGCTCCAGGCGCCCCCGCATGCCCGCAAAGGCCCCCTGCCGTGGGAAAAAGGCATCATCCAGGGAGTCGTGAACCACCTGAAGCGCAAGGCCACCCTGGTGGATCGAATCATCGGGAGCCACCGCTTGCCCGACCTGCTCGTCTACCGTGGCATAGCCCCGGGTGTATTTGAGGCGGACCTCGGCAATGCCACCAAGCTCCATCCCCAACGCGAGATCCGCCTTGCGGAAAGTGACATCCACCTCCGCAATACGAGTATCGTTGCTATCGTAAATACTGAACGTCTCGCGACTGTACTGACCACCCAACACCATAAACCGCTGATAGCCATAATCGACTGGCTGATACCACTGGGTCCGCACCCAAGGCTCGGTGCCCAGCTGAATGCCCGTCTGCCATTCACCACCAAGCGCGTTGAGTTCAGTCATTCGAATGGATGAAGCAATGTTGAACCGGGTTTCGCCATTGAAGTTATCTTCATAGTTGAGACCAAATGACAGATAATTTGGCCCCCAGCTTTTCTCCTGAACCCCAATGGTCAGTACCGTTCCCTCGCGGGACGGCGAAAGCGAATAGGAGACGGTCTCGTAATAGCCGAGACCGTATATCCGTTTCAGGTCGGCTTCCAGTACGGCCACATCCAGAGGCATACCAGGCTGCTGTCGGATCCGTTCCCGCAGGAACTCACGGGCCAGCGAACTCCCCTGGTCAATTTCAATGCGTGCTATCGGACCCGCTGTGTAGGCACGAGACCCCATTGCCGCTTTGTACCCCGTCCACTCCGAGCGGGAGACCCTCAGCGGGTTTAGCTCCACGGCATGATTGCGCGCCGCGCTGGCACCCAGCTCGAACAATACCGGGGCATTGTAGAAATCCGCTGAGCTGAAACCTTCAAGGTCCGGTCGGATCAGCACATCTCCATCCCGGAGCAGGCCCAGCTGCTCCTCCGTGTTGCGGCGAGTCATGATCGTGGTCAGTTGCCCGACAACTGAGAACGCCTCCCTCAATTCATCGGTTTCCATCAACGAATCGGTAATGTCGACTGCAATAATAATCTCGGCACCCATCTCGCGAGCCACACTCACGGGCAGGTTGTTGGCGACACCGCCATCCACCAGCAGATGGCCATCTCGTTCAACCGGTGCATAGACCCCCGGAATGCTCATACTGGCACGGATGGCTTCCGCGAGATTCCCCTTCCCCATGACCACAGGCTCACCGGTCTCGAGGTCTGTGGCCACTGCGCGGAACGGCACGGCGAGGCGATCAAAGTCCTCTACCAGAGCAGCGTTATGGGTGAGTTCGTTGAGAATAAAGCCCAGATTCTGGCCGGCAATGATGCCTCCGCCCACATGTAGACCATCCGACCGGAGACCAATGCCCGGGGTTACCGGAAAACGCCATTCTTCCTGCTTGCGGCGGACCGGCTTGTAAATCCTGCCGGGATCATCCCGAAAGCTGGAAAGCCAGTCCATCTCGATGAACCGGCGCTCGATATCATTGACTGGCATGCCCGATGCGTAGAGTGCCCCTACTGCCGAGCCGGCGCTGGTCCCTACGACCACATCAACCGGAATGTTCATTTCCTCCAGAACCCGGATAACGCCAACGTGGGCCATGCCCTTGGCACCACCACCACTAAGGACCAACCCCACTTTCGGTCGCTCGGCTGCAAAAACAGGCACCAGCCCAAGCGAGCCGGCCAGGGCGAGAAAGAGGAGCACAGATTTCACAGGCCCGAATCCTTTCAGATTGAACGCGATCACGTTCGGTCAGATGAATCGTCGTCCGCAAGAGAAAGATGGGAGACGTCCGGCACTAACGGGGGCGGCAGATCCCGCTCAACACCCAGATCGCTACCGGCCGGAGCCAGCGTCCAGTCATCAAGATGCTGGAACATGGGCGCCTCGACTTCACTGTGCTCCGCCAGAGTCACCCCCACCGGATCGAGGGTCAGATCGGATCCGGAGAGAATGTCATCGACCTTTTCACCGGCCACCGGCAAACGATCGCCTGGCTCTGTTCGGGGGACCTGCCCCTGAGGTGGTGCCGCGGGGACCTTCTCCGGCTTTGGCGCCGCTGATGATGCTGAGGGCCGTGCCGGCTGTTCACGGAGGGGTTCTTTCGGTTCTGGTTCCGGGGCACCCGGCATTGGCTGAACGTAGGCCAGCATGCCATGCTTGTTCAGCACCGCCCGGTATTTTTCCGCCTGAACCTCTTCCAGCTTGTTTCGAATAACCACAGGTTGGCCGCTGAACATGCGATCAACCTGCGCGACACTGGCCTTGAACAAGGTCCGGGCATTATTCCGTGCGGTTTCCAGATCTGTACCGGGGGTACACTCCCCCTTAAAGACAAGCTGAAACATGGACCATCCTCTTACTGATTCGTTTAATCACATGATAGCTGATGGAAGCGCGCTCCGGCAGCGCCGGGCCATGGCCGTAAACTCATGCAAACTGCAAACAATTGAAAAATATTGGCACTACATCACGCAAAATGCGACAGACTCTGCAATAATCGTCCGTAACCTAAACTTACACTTTGTTACACTCACGCCGAGCGTCGCCAGGGAGTGGTCTTCATGAACCTCAAGTCCTCTATCTGCACCATCGCCGCAACACTCATGTTTTCGGTCTCCGGCGCCCACGCTGAGAACCTGGACATCCTGATGAACCAGGTGTTTCCTCAGGGGCAGGCAACCTACATTGGCTACCAGAGTGTCGAGCGTGAAGACATTCCGGTTACTTCGGCGGTAGACCGCAAGTACCTGATTGTTGACTTCCGCTTCGATGCACGACAGCCGCCCACAGAACAGCTGCAGGCGAGTGTTCACAAAGTCTGCATGACCCTCCTGAAAGACCGAGAGCTGGTGCGCCACCTATCTGACTCTGGCTACGACATGGTGTCCGTGGCCTTCGATCGCCGCTCGCAGTTCGACTGCCTCTGATTCCCCGACCTAGCTCTGGCGTCCCAGCAACTTGGGAAAGGCTTCCAGTGAACTGTTGACCGCATCCAGATTGAACGCCTCAACGTCCGCCAGCAGCTTCTCTCCGTACCGGGAAACAGAACCGGAGCGGTATCGCGAGCCCCAGGCCAGAACGCGGCGGGCGAAATCCTTCATCTGCTCCGGGTCACCGCTCTCCCGTATCGTTTTCCATTCGTCGCCAAAATCAGATGCCAGCTGCTCCCTCAGCCAGCCCCTTTCCTGCATGCTCAGAGTTTGTGCCAGTAGCCGTTCTGCTTCTTTCGGTTCACCTTCATCGCCGGCCTGCTCGCCGGTTGCCTCCACGTTCGGCAGCACCACGGTAAACACAGAACCTGTTCCGGGCTCGCTTTCCACCTCCAGCTCTCCGCCCATCATCCGGGCCAGCTTACGGCTGATCGCAAGACCGAGGCCGGTGCCCCCGTAGCGACGGGTATTCTGGCCTTCCTGTTGCTCAAAGGCGTCAAAGATACGTTCGCGCTGATCAGGCGGAATACCAATGCCGGTATCCTTGACAGTGACCCGCAACTTGTAGCGTTGCCGGTCAGAGCCATCCGCAACGTTTCTGTTCAGCTCTTCTCCGGATTTCAGTGGGATCGCGACCGCCCTGACGGTCACACCGCCCTCATGGGTAAACTTGATTGCGTTGCCGACGAGGTTGAACAGTACCTGACGCAACCGGGTCTCATCGAGCATCATCGCAGCCGGCATTTTCGAATCGACACTCACCTCCAGGGATATGCCCTGTTCCCTGGCTCTCAAATCGAAGATATGGCGCACGTCGTCTAGCAGACGGCGCATGGAAACAGCCGAGTAATCCAGCCGCATTTTCCCGGCCTCGATCCGCGAAAGGTCCAGAATATCGTTGATCAGCATCAGCAAACTTCGGCTGCCGGCCCTAATGGCATCCAGATACGTGCGCTGTTGCGGATCGGTAACGCTGTTGCTGAGCAGATCGCTGTAACCAATCACCGCATTCATCGGTGTCCGTATTTCATGGGACATATTGGCAAGGAACTCACTCTTGGCCAGACTGGCGGTTTCCGCCTCCCGGGCCAGACGCTCGGCCTCCAGTTTGGCCGCGCGCAGTTCGTCTTCGCTCCGGCGTAATGCATTTTCGGAGCGGATCCGCTCATCCACTTCCCGCGACAGCTTGCGGTTCCAGTAAAGGAAGATCAGCACCACCAGGACAGCGATCAATACCACCCGGCGCACCACGGTGTAGTCGGTTTCCTGTTCGATATCGAGGTGGATCCAGCGGTTATAGATGGTTTCTGTTTCCGCTGCATCCAGGCTGCTAAGAGCCTTGTTCAGAATTCTGTGCAGCTCAGGGCTATCCTTCCGCACCGCGAGTCTCAGGTCATACTGATAGGGCGTGATACTGGTGATTCTCAAGTTCGACAGTCCCAGCCGCGCCACGGTGTAACTGACCGCGGGAATATGCGTAACCATAACGTCGAGGTCACCGTTGGACAGGGCCAGCAGCCCCTCCTCAACGGTGTCGACGGGATACAGGTCAAGGTCGGGATGATTGATCAGCAGGTAATCGTGAGCCGCGTGGCGATTGACGACACCAACCTTCTCTGAGCGCAACTCCCTGAGATCCCCGATAAAACGGCCGTCATCACGAATAGCGAGAGCAATCGGCACCGTGAGGTAGGCCCGAGTGAAGAGAAAATCATTTTCGGTCCTCGGCGTCCGTGAGAGCCCGGGCAGGATATCGACCTCTCCGGCCTTCAACTGTTCTTCCGACTCAATCCGGTCTCGCAGAATAACCCGGTTAAACCGGACTTTGAGCTGCGACTCCAGCCGGGTCACCAGGTCGGGCGCCAACCCGGTGGGACGGTCATCCTGGGCGTATTCGAAGGGTGGCCAGTCAGAACGGAAGGCAACACGAAGATTCGGGTGCCGCTTGAGCCATTCCATGTCCGTGGCGGAAAGCTCCAGCCCGCTGCGTTCCAGGGCTGGCAAATCTGCCTGGAGCCAGGACTGCCGGATAACCCGGTGCTCATTGTGACTGATCGCAGCCACCGCCTTATCCATAACGCGGTAAAGAAGGTCATCATCAATATTGATCTGCAGCACAACGTCCACAGTGTTCTTGTCCAGCAAAACCGACAACCCGATGCCGTTTATCATCGCTGATTGCAGGTAATCGGACACAACCGGCACCGGCCCCAGGAACGCATCTGCCTGACCCGAGAGCACACGACTCACTGCCTCGCCGATACTGTCCACTGGCACCGGAGTAAAGCTCTCGACCGGGTCCAACATGGGAAACTGATTAGGGTCGCCCCGGATAACCGCAATTCGGCCGCCCTCCAGATCAGACAGCGTACGGATTGCCGCATCGCCAGCGCTGACAAACAAGCCATAGGTCAGCGACATCAAGGGTTCGGTATAGCGCTTTCCCGGCGTTACCGGTGCTCCGGGCATCCGGGTAGTCAGGATGGTTTCGGGTACTGGCACCCCCTGATCGGGCTCACCTTCCAGCGCCACCGGCTCAACGGGAACCCCCAGCTTATCGGACAGGCGAGCAAGGTAGTCGACGTAGGTGCCCGCCAGGGTTCCGTCGCCAGTATCGAATATCAGCGGTACCTGGCCAACCCGGACACCAACACGGAAGCGGTCCTGTTGGGCAAGCCACGCCAATTCTTCACTACCAAGCACCGGGGCGGGAGACGACTGGGGAGGATCAGCTCTCAGTGGGGCTTGAAAAAGTGCCAACAGGCAGAATAGTAATGTCGGAAGGGTGACCTTCACTGGATATCCTCAGGGGTTCCGCTACATTTCAGGGAACAATACCTGCAAACGGGCGTGATTTCATTCAACCAGTCATTAGTCAGGAGAACCGCATACATGGACACCAGCAAGCACTCGCTCTCGACCCTTTTCGAACAGATGGGCCTGGCTTCGGATGAAAAGAGCATTGAAGATTTTGTTTCCAGATATTCACCGTTGCCAAGTGAGATCGCACTGCAGGACGCGCCATTCTGGTCAGAGAGCCAGTCCCACTTCCTTGAAGAAGGCCTGGAAGAGGACAGCGACTGGGCCGAAGTGATTGACGAACTCGACGCCCTCATGCGCCACTGATCAGGCTCTCAGGCGAAGACGCGGACACAGTTCCGGCCGGCACCTTTGGCCAGGTAAAGGGCACGGTCGGCGCGCTCAAACACCGAATCTTCAGAGTCACCCGGGGCAAATCCCACCAACCCCGCAGAGAAGGTTACGGTGACCGGCTCACCACTGAAGTGAAACGGCAGGTTGCTGACATGCTGCCTGAGTTTGTCCATCACAACCTGAGCATCGTCCGGCAAGGTTTCCGGGAGTAGAAGCACAAACTCTTCGCCGCCATACCGGGCAATATAATCGGTATTTCGTAACCGGTCCCTCAATTCCTTTGCCACCAACTGCAGCACACGATCACCAGCCTTGTGCCCATAAGAGTCGTTGATCCGCTTGAACAGGTCGATATCGAGCACACCGATGGTAAGCGGGTGCTGATACCGCTGCCAACGGTTAAACTCGAAAGAAAGCCGCTCCTGCCAGGCTTCCCGGTTTGGTAACTGCGTCAGCAGGTCGGTCATCGCGCGCAGCCGCTCCCGGCGCACCTGCTCCTGCATCTGTTCAGAATGAGCCTCCATGGCTGCGAGTTTTTCCCGCATGGTACTGAGCTGTTCCGACAGCACCTGCTCCCGCTCGGTTTCCTGGGCATGAAAACGCCCAACTGCCCGACCGATCGATTCCAGATGGCCACTGACTGATTGCTTTAGCTGGTGCAGGTCATCGCTGGCCTCAATATCGAGACCGACCCGTTCCAGCTCCTCGCGGATTTCACGGTCCAGATTCTCAGTTGCATCGAGCCTGCCGGACTGGGCTATGGATTGGTCGGAAAAGTGCTGCCTCAGCACTTCCAGTCGCTCATCAAGGCGCTTCAGAAATGCCTCAAACTCTCGCTGACTCCGGGTAACGGCGGCAATGACAAGCTCGGCAACATGATTCAGGCCTTCCCGGAGCTCTTCCCAATGATCACTGGACAACAACGCCTGCTGGAGACTCCTGGCGCGGGCCTCGGCGGCTGGTTCTAGAGAAACCTGGTTCAGCAACTGCCCCAGAAGCTGACCTACGCGACGGGCAATACGAAGACGCTGGGTGTTATCTTTCAGGTCCTGCTCATCGCCCGGGGAAGGTTCACTCTCCGAGGCAGGGGCAGGCTCCTGAGGCTGTATCACCGGCTGAGGGGCGGGGCCCGCGGAAGAGGGCTGTTCATCAAGCAGCGCGACCTGCCGGTCGATCTGCTCCTGCAACTCACGCCAGGCCTCCACATCTACTTTTTTCTTTCGAAGGTCCTTTCGAACACGGACCAGAAGCCGGTCAAGTTCCGGTGTCTGCCCTTCTGATGCGAGGCTCGTGCGCACCAGCATTCGTTCCAGTGTGTTACGCTCGGCTTTCCACTGTTTTTCCCGGTCATCAGCAGCCCCGATTTCCTGAAGATATTTTTCCTTCCAGGACTGATCCGATGCCATTGAGCGCTCCCGTATTGCTCTTGTTAACCACATGAAGACGAATTGATACCTTTTTGCCGGCTACTCACCGGTGTTCATTTCCTTACGTTCCGACCCATCATACCGATGACGACGAGCTCTGGGGTGACTCTGGTCATAAACACGAGCCAAATGTTGAAAATCGAGGTGCGTATAGACTTGAGTGGTAGCGATATCCGCATGACCCAGGAGTTCCTGAACCGCGCGCAGGTCGCCACTGGACTCGAGCATATGGCTGGCAAAGGAATGACGCAGCATGTGGGGATGCAGCTTCTGGTCTGCGCCCTTTTTCAGCCCCCAGCGGTTGAGACGGGACTGAATACTTCGATGACTCAATCGGTCACCGCGGCGACTGACGAACAGTGCCGGTTCCTGCTCTGATGCCAGCCCTGAACGCACCGGCAACCAGCAGCGGATTGCCTTCAGGGCTTTGCGGCCGACCGGCAAAACGCGCTCCTTGCTGCCCTTGCCCAGCACCCGGACTTCGCCCCCCTTCAGGTCAACTGCATCCAGATTCAGTCCAGCCAGCTCAGAGAGTCGCAGGCCCGAAGAGTACATCAGTTCAAACATGCAAAGATCCCGCATTTCCAGCGGATCGTCAGGGCTGGCATCAAGCAGGTGATTGAGCTGATCCACATCCGTCACCCGGGGCAGCCGCCGGCCACTTTTGGGTGCCCGGATATCGAGGGCAGGGTTATCCGTCACCAGGCGTTCCCGCAAGAGGAACTGATAGAAACGGCGGGCAGAGGACAAATGACGCGCGATACTTCTTCCACTCAGCCCTTCCCGGTTCAGCGTCGCCACATAACGACGCACATCATGGCCGGAGACCACGCGCCACTCGCCGCCCCCTTCCTGCCATAACCAGGTTGCCAGACGAGTCAGATCGCGCTGATAAGCGTCGCAGGTACGGGGAGAATGTCGTTTTTCGGCAGCAAGATGGCGGATAAAATCGGAGATGGGGCCCGTGAGCACCTCGGGCGGTGTAACAGGCACCCTTGTCTCTGGCACTCTAGCGAGACTCCGTCGCAATATCGGCAACCGGAGCGGCACTGGTATGTCGCTGAACCATGGGAGGCAACAACCGACTCAGCGTATCGCTGATATAACTGAGAAACAGAGACCCCATGCTCTGGTCAAAATACCCCGACTGACAGCTACCAACGGCGAAGACACCCACCAGATCATCGCTGCGCAGGGGCACCAGAGCGACCGATGCGATCGGCTCTTCACGGTCAGGAAAAAGAAATTGCCGCTCGCTTTCCCGGAACTGGCCACAGACAGCCCGACTTCCTTCCAACAGGCTGCCCAGACGTTCCTGTGCTACGCCTGGGCTGACCACATGAAGCGCGCCCTGAGAGGCCTCAGGTAATTCTGCATCGGTGAACAGCAGCACCGAAGCTGCGTCGAGACCAAAATCGCCCCGAATACTGTCATCAATGGCCGACGCCATGTCATTAAGGCTTCGCGCTTCGATAACCTGCATGAGCAGGCGCTTGCTTTTCTCGAACAGACGGTCGTTATGGCGAGCAATGGAGACCAGTTCAACCAGCTCCCGGCGGAGCGTGTCACGCTGCTCGCGGAAAAGATGCACCTGGCGCTCCACCAGGGAAATTGCCCGGCCACTGTCATGGGGCAGGGTCAGACTGCGCAGCAGCTCATCCTGATCGATAAAAAAGTCCGGATTGTCGCGCAGGTAGTCTGCCACCTGCGTCCGACTCAGTTCTCCGGCCTTCTGGTGGGCCGCTTGTTCTGTCATCGTGCTCTCCTGAGTATCAGGACCGTTGTTTGAAAGGCCGGCCACCTCGGCGGCGACGCCCGTTATTATCACCCGGCAGCCGCAACTGGCCTTCAAAGACGCTGGTTGCAGGCCCTTCCATCATAACAGGGGTACCTTCACCCTGCCATTCAATGACCAGCGGCCCTCCACGCAATTCCACCTCGACCCGAGGGTCCAGCAAACCACGCAAACAGCCCGCCACCACAGCAGCACAGGCGCCGCTGCCACAGGCCAGGGTTTCTCCGGATCCGCGCTCGAATACCCGCAGGCGGGCATGCCCCCGATCGACTATCTGCAGGAATCCGATATTGGCCCGTGACGGAAAACGGGGGTGTTTTTCCAGGCGGGGCCCCAGAGTTTCCACCGGTGCGTGGTCTACATCATCCACCACCAGGACCCCGTGGGGATTACCCATGGAAACGGCGCTGAGCTCGACGGTCTGGCCGTCTACATCGACCGTGTAAACGTTCTTTCGACAATCGGCGGCAAACGGTATGGCAGGCGGATTGAACTCGGGCACGCCCATGTTGACCGTCACCATGCCCTCCTTACCGACCCGCAGCTCAATCACACCCTTGGCCGTCTGTACCCTGATCACCTTCTTGTTGGTAAGACGCTGATCCCGCACAAAGCGGGCAAAACACCGGGCGCCATTGCCACACTGCTCCACTTCGGATCCGTCCGCATTGAAGATACGGTAGCGAAAGTCGACATCGGGCAACCCCGGAGGCTCTACCACCAGCAGCTGATCAAAGCCGACTCCGAAGTTCCTGTCCGCCAACTCCCGAATCATCTCAGGGCGCAAACGAAACGGCTGACTGATGGCATCGACAACCATAAAATCGTTGCCCAGACCGTGCATCTTGGTAAAGCGGAGCACAGGACCCTGCCCACGTCGCTGCTGACTCATTTCCTGATTCCCACTCATTCCGGCAAACAGCTCTCTGGCGCAATCTGATCTTCCACGGTTTCGCGGCGACGAACGATGTGCACCTGGTCACCATCCACCATAAGCTCCGGTGGACGGTTACGGCTGTTGTAGTTGGAACTCATAACAAACCCGTAGGCACCTGCCGAACGAACGGCCAACAGATCGCCGGCCTGAAGTCGCAACTGCCGATCTTTGCCAAGAAAGTCGCCGGTTTCGCACACAGGCCCGACGAGATCCCAGGACTTCTCCTCACCATCCGAACGCGGCCTGACCGGAATGATCGACTGCCAGGCACTGTAGAGGGCTGGCCGGATCAGGTCGTTCATGGCGGCATCAATGATGGCAAAATTGCGGTGGGCCGTGCACTTCAGGAATTCCACCCGGGTCACCAGAATACCGGCATTAGCCGCAATGGAGCGACCCGGCTCCATTACGAGCTCAAGCTTGCGGTCACCCAGCCTTTCAGCCAGCGCCTTGACGTAATCCGAAGGTTGCGGTGGCTGCTCCTGATTATAGGTAACCCCGAGACCACCACCGATATCAAGGTGGTGAATCCGGATACCCTGTGCTGCCAGATTGTCAATCAGCGCTAATACCCGATCCAGAGCATCCAGGAAAGGTGACACCGAGGTCAACTGGGACCCGATATGGCAATCGACACCCTGAATGTCCAGGTTCGGCAATGTCGCCGCCCTGGCATAGACCTCCGGAGCCTCGGCAATATCAATCCCGAACTTGTTCTCTTTCAGGCCGGTGGAGATATAGGGGTGGGTCCCCGCATCCACATCCGGATTGACCCTCAGCGAAACCGGCGCCTTGACACCCAGTTCACCAGCGACCTTGTTGAGACGGTCCAGTTCGGTATCAGACTCGACATTAAAGCAGCGAACACCCGCTTCCAGGGCCCGCTGCATTTCCCATTCCTGTTTACCAACACCCGAGAACACGACCTTGCTGGCATCGCCACCGGATCTCAGCACCCGCTCCAGCTCACCAGCTGACACTATGTCGAACCCCGCTCCGAGCCTTGCCAACACGTTCAGAACCGCCAGGTTGCTGTTCGCTTTGACTGCGTAGCACACCAGGTGCGGGCGGCCGCTCAAGGCATCATCATAGGCACGATAATGGCGTTCAAGAGTCGCGCGGGAATAAACATAGGCCGGCGTACCGAAACGCTCGGCAATTTCGGAGACAGGCACATCCTCGGCGAAGAGCTCACCGTTGCGATAATTGAAATGGTCCATGGTTTTCCTGATTCGTTAAGCGGGGAAGGATTGCAGGAGGCTACTCGCCGGCACCCTGGTCATTGCGCGCATCATCGCTGCCAGCCCCGGAATCAACCGCATCCAGCGCAGCGAGGGCTGACGCATCCTGATGCTCCCTGTACAGCGGGCCTTTCTGGCCGCAGCCGACAAGCGCCAGCATCAGAACCAAACCGGTGACCAAAACTTTCACAGCGCGCATTCGTGCTACCCCTGGTTTCACTATGAAAGAAGTATACCTGAGAGGCCGCCCGTCCGGCGAGAAGGCTATCGCCCGGTTTGCAGC
This Marinobacter salinus DNA region includes the following protein-coding sequences:
- the lysA gene encoding diaminopimelate decarboxylase, with amino-acid sequence MDHFNYRNGELFAEDVPVSEIAERFGTPAYVYSRATLERHYRAYDDALSGRPHLVCYAVKANSNLAVLNVLARLGAGFDIVSAGELERVLRSGGDASKVVFSGVGKQEWEMQRALEAGVRCFNVESDTELDRLNKVAGELGVKAPVSLRVNPDVDAGTHPYISTGLKENKFGIDIAEAPEVYARAATLPNLDIQGVDCHIGSQLTSVSPFLDALDRVLALIDNLAAQGIRIHHLDIGGGLGVTYNQEQPPQPSDYVKALAERLGDRKLELVMEPGRSIAANAGILVTRVEFLKCTAHRNFAIIDAAMNDLIRPALYSAWQSIIPVRPRSDGEEKSWDLVGPVCETGDFLGKDRQLRLQAGDLLAVRSAGAYGFVMSSNYNSRNRPPELMVDGDQVHIVRRRETVEDQIAPESCLPE
- the lptM gene encoding LPS translocon maturation chaperone LptM, with translation MRAVKVLVTGLVLMLALVGCGQKGPLYREHQDASALAALDAVDSGAGSDDARNDQGAGE